Proteins co-encoded in one Stutzerimonas stutzeri genomic window:
- a CDS encoding 3-hydroxyacyl-CoA dehydrogenase NAD-binding domain-containing protein: MSDAVRLERQGEIALITVNNPPVNALGHSVREGLLHAFQSAEADPQVRAVVLVCEGNTFIAGADIKEFGKPPQAPSLPEVIEVIEGSGKPSVAVIHGTALGGGLEVALGCHYRIARKDAKVGLPEVKLGLLPGAGGTQRLPRLAGVAKALDMIVSGTPIGAAEAVEHNIVDELFDGELAEAGISFARRLLNADRGPRRSGEQTFGLEGADNEALIRAKHAEVAKRMPGLFSPLRCIAAVEAATQLPLAEGLKRERELFAECLNSPQRGALIHSFFAERQASKINDLPADVKPRAINTAAVIGGGTMGVGIALCFANAGVPVKLLEINEEALQRGLQRARDTYAASVKRGSLTEEAMEKRLALVTGVTDYGALADVDVVVEAVFEEMGVKQQVFEQLDAVCKPGAILASNTSSLDLNVIAAFTKRPEDVVGLHFFSPANVMRLLEVVRGEKTSHEVLATAMAIGKKLKKVSVVVGVCDGFVGNRMVFQYGREAEFLLEEGATPQQVDGALRNFGMAMGPFAMRDLSGLDIGQAIRKRQRATLPAHLDFPTVSDKLCAAGMLGQKTGAGYYRYEPGNRTPLENPELAPMLEAASREKDIERRELDEQYIVERCIFALVNEGAKILEEGIAQRSSDIDIIYLNGYGFPAFRGGPMFYADSVGLDTVLARVKELHARCGDWWKPAPLLEKLAAEGRTFTDWQAGQ; this comes from the coding sequence ATGTCGGACGCCGTACGGCTCGAACGTCAGGGCGAGATTGCTCTGATCACGGTCAACAACCCACCGGTCAATGCGCTCGGCCATTCCGTGCGCGAAGGCTTGCTGCATGCTTTTCAGAGCGCCGAGGCGGACCCGCAGGTGCGCGCCGTGGTGCTGGTCTGCGAAGGCAATACGTTCATCGCCGGCGCTGACATCAAGGAATTCGGCAAGCCGCCGCAGGCGCCGAGCCTGCCGGAGGTGATCGAGGTCATCGAGGGTTCTGGCAAGCCGAGCGTCGCCGTGATCCATGGCACGGCCCTGGGTGGCGGCCTGGAAGTCGCGTTGGGCTGCCATTACCGCATCGCCCGCAAGGACGCCAAGGTCGGCTTGCCGGAAGTGAAGCTGGGCCTCTTGCCCGGCGCTGGGGGTACGCAGCGCCTGCCACGCCTGGCGGGCGTCGCCAAGGCGCTCGACATGATCGTCAGCGGCACGCCGATCGGTGCGGCCGAGGCCGTCGAGCACAACATCGTCGATGAGCTGTTCGACGGCGAGCTGGCTGAGGCGGGTATCAGCTTTGCGCGCCGCCTGCTCAATGCCGACCGCGGCCCGCGTCGCAGCGGCGAGCAAACCTTCGGTCTGGAAGGCGCCGACAACGAGGCGCTGATCCGCGCCAAGCATGCCGAAGTCGCCAAGCGCATGCCGGGGCTGTTCTCGCCGCTGCGCTGCATCGCGGCAGTCGAAGCGGCGACCCAGCTGCCGCTGGCCGAGGGCCTCAAGCGCGAGCGTGAGCTATTCGCCGAGTGCCTGAACTCACCGCAACGCGGCGCGCTGATCCATTCCTTCTTCGCCGAACGCCAGGCGAGCAAGATCAACGATCTGCCGGCGGATGTGAAACCGCGGGCAATCAACACCGCCGCGGTGATCGGCGGCGGTACCATGGGCGTCGGGATCGCCCTGTGCTTCGCCAATGCCGGGGTGCCGGTAAAGCTGCTGGAGATCAACGAAGAGGCGCTACAGCGCGGCCTGCAGCGCGCCCGTGACACCTACGCGGCCAGCGTCAAGCGCGGCAGCCTGACCGAGGAGGCGATGGAAAAGCGCCTCGCGCTGGTCACCGGTGTCACGGATTACGGCGCGCTGGCCGACGTCGACGTAGTGGTCGAAGCCGTGTTCGAGGAGATGGGCGTCAAGCAGCAGGTCTTCGAACAGCTGGATGCGGTATGCAAGCCCGGTGCGATCCTCGCGTCCAACACCTCGTCACTGGACCTGAACGTCATCGCCGCCTTCACCAAGCGCCCCGAAGACGTGGTCGGCCTGCACTTCTTCAGCCCGGCCAATGTCATGCGCCTGCTGGAAGTGGTGCGTGGCGAGAAGACCAGTCATGAGGTGCTCGCCACCGCCATGGCCATCGGCAAGAAACTGAAGAAGGTCTCGGTGGTGGTCGGCGTCTGCGACGGCTTCGTCGGTAACCGCATGGTCTTCCAGTACGGGCGCGAGGCGGAATTCCTGCTGGAGGAGGGCGCCACGCCGCAGCAGGTCGATGGTGCGCTGCGCAACTTCGGCATGGCCATGGGGCCCTTTGCGATGCGCGATCTGTCCGGCCTCGACATCGGCCAGGCGATCCGCAAGCGCCAGCGCGCGACACTGCCGGCGCATCTGGATTTCCCTACCGTGTCCGACAAGCTCTGCGCCGCCGGCATGCTTGGGCAGAAGACCGGCGCCGGCTACTACCGCTACGAGCCGGGCAACCGCACGCCGCTGGAGAATCCCGAGCTCGCGCCTATGCTCGAAGCAGCCTCGCGGGAAAAGGACATCGAGCGCCGCGAGCTGGACGAGCAATACATCGTCGAGCGCTGCATTTTTGCGCTGGTCAACGAGGGTGCGAAGATTCTCGAAGAAGGCATCGCCCAGCGCTCCAGCGATATCGACATCATCTACCTGAACGGCTACGGCTTCCCGGCCTTCCGTGGTGGCCCGATGTTCTACGCCGACAGCGTTGGCCTGGACACCGTGCTGGCGCGGGTCAAGGAGCTGCACGCACGGTGCGGCGACTGGTGGAAGCCAGCGCCGCTGCTGGAAAAACTGGCCGCCGAAGGCCGCACCTTCACCGACTGGCAGGCCGGGCAATGA
- a CDS encoding acyl-CoA dehydrogenase family protein, with the protein MNVNYTAEELAFRDEVRAFLTNELPADIAAKVKLGKHMSKEDHQRWQQILVKRGWYAPGWPVELGGTTWGPVEKHIFDEECAAFGAPRSVPFGVNMVAPVIIKFGTQQQKDYYLPRILSGEDWWCQGYSEPGAGSDLASLKTRAVRDGDHYVVNGQKTWTTLGQHANMIFCLVRTDPEAQQQRGISFLLIDMSTPGISVRPIITLDGDHEVNEVFFDNVRVPVENLVGEENQGWTCAKYLLTHERTGLAGIGASKAALAHLKRIAMKEVCDGKPMLEDPLFRAQVAEVEMQLMAIEMSTLRILAAAKEGGVPGAESSILKVKGTEIRQAITSLLRKVIGPYALPFLEEELQLDYDGELLHADYSASLAGDYFNMRKLSIFGGSNEIQKNIVSKMILEL; encoded by the coding sequence ATGAACGTCAACTACACGGCCGAAGAGCTCGCCTTCCGCGATGAAGTGCGCGCCTTCCTGACAAACGAGCTGCCGGCGGACATCGCTGCCAAGGTCAAGCTTGGCAAGCACATGTCCAAGGAAGACCATCAGCGCTGGCAGCAGATCCTGGTCAAGCGCGGCTGGTACGCGCCGGGCTGGCCGGTGGAGCTGGGCGGCACCACCTGGGGCCCGGTCGAGAAGCACATCTTCGACGAGGAGTGCGCCGCGTTCGGTGCGCCGCGCAGCGTGCCCTTCGGCGTCAACATGGTCGCGCCGGTGATCATCAAGTTCGGCACCCAGCAGCAGAAAGACTACTACCTGCCGCGCATCCTCTCGGGTGAAGACTGGTGGTGCCAGGGCTATTCCGAACCGGGCGCCGGCTCCGACCTGGCAAGCCTGAAGACCCGTGCGGTGCGTGACGGCGACCACTATGTGGTCAACGGCCAGAAGACTTGGACCACCCTCGGCCAGCACGCCAACATGATCTTCTGCCTGGTGCGCACCGATCCTGAAGCCCAGCAGCAGCGCGGCATCAGCTTCCTGCTGATCGACATGAGCACGCCAGGCATCAGCGTGCGGCCGATCATCACCCTGGACGGCGACCATGAGGTCAACGAAGTCTTCTTCGACAACGTCCGCGTGCCGGTGGAAAACCTCGTCGGCGAGGAAAACCAGGGCTGGACCTGCGCCAAGTACCTGCTGACCCACGAGCGCACCGGCCTGGCCGGCATCGGCGCGTCGAAGGCTGCGCTGGCGCACCTCAAGCGCATCGCCATGAAGGAAGTCTGCGACGGCAAGCCGATGCTCGAAGACCCGCTGTTCCGCGCTCAGGTCGCGGAAGTCGAGATGCAGCTGATGGCCATCGAGATGAGCACCCTGCGCATTCTCGCCGCGGCGAAAGAGGGCGGTGTGCCCGGCGCCGAGTCCTCGATCCTCAAGGTCAAGGGCACCGAAATCCGCCAGGCCATCACCAGCCTGCTGCGCAAGGTCATCGGGCCGTACGCGCTGCCGTTCCTCGAGGAAGAGTTGCAGCTGGACTACGACGGCGAGCTGTTGCATGCCGACTACAGCGCGTCGCTGGCCGGCGACTACTTCAACATGCGCAAGCTGTCGATCTTCGGCGGCTCCAACGAAATCCAGAAGAACATCGTCTCGAAGATGATTCTCGAGCTGTAA
- a CDS encoding acyl-CoA dehydrogenase family protein, giving the protein MDFKLTEEQQMLQDTAARLVRDAYPFEQREKFSESELGFSAEFWAQLGELGLTAVPFSEEIGGFGGGGVETMLVMTELGRGLTLEPYLQSVIFGGGLLNQLGSDAQKADLLPQVAAGSLQLAVAFEEPQSHYNLNDVQTKAEAADGGYRLSGRKAVVIGGHSAGKLIVSARTAGDSRDEAGISLFLIDPTAQGVSRRVYPTIDGRKGCELFLDNVQVGADAVLGEIGNALPALRYQQGRAIAAQCADALGSMDEACKLTLDYLKTRKQFGVPIGKFQVLQHRMVDMQTELEQATSMAILAATFADGEDNDDRRRIIAAAKYICARAARKVAEEAIQLHGGIGMTWEYNLAHHAKRLVMIAHQFGDDDHHLKAYAKLMQVA; this is encoded by the coding sequence ATGGACTTCAAACTGACTGAAGAGCAGCAAATGCTGCAAGACACCGCGGCGCGTCTGGTGCGCGACGCCTACCCGTTCGAGCAGCGCGAGAAATTCAGCGAGTCGGAACTGGGCTTCTCAGCCGAGTTCTGGGCGCAGCTGGGCGAGCTGGGCCTGACTGCCGTGCCGTTCTCCGAAGAGATCGGCGGCTTCGGTGGTGGCGGCGTGGAAACCATGCTGGTGATGACCGAGCTGGGGCGCGGCCTGACGCTGGAGCCCTACCTGCAATCGGTGATCTTTGGCGGCGGGCTGTTGAATCAGCTGGGCAGTGACGCGCAGAAGGCTGATCTGCTGCCGCAGGTGGCGGCCGGTTCGCTGCAATTGGCGGTCGCCTTCGAGGAACCGCAGAGTCACTACAACCTCAACGATGTGCAGACCAAGGCCGAGGCGGCCGACGGCGGCTATCGCCTGAGCGGCCGCAAGGCGGTGGTGATTGGCGGGCACAGCGCCGGCAAGCTCATCGTCTCGGCACGTACGGCAGGCGATAGCCGTGACGAGGCCGGGATCAGCCTGTTCCTGATCGACCCGACTGCCCAAGGCGTCAGCCGTCGCGTCTACCCGACCATCGACGGGCGCAAGGGCTGCGAACTGTTCCTCGACAACGTGCAGGTCGGTGCCGATGCCGTGCTGGGCGAGATCGGCAACGCGCTCCCGGCGCTGCGCTACCAGCAGGGTCGCGCCATCGCCGCGCAATGCGCCGACGCGCTGGGCAGCATGGACGAAGCCTGCAAGCTGACCCTCGACTACCTGAAGACGCGCAAGCAGTTCGGCGTGCCGATCGGCAAGTTCCAGGTCCTGCAGCACCGCATGGTCGACATGCAAACCGAGCTGGAGCAGGCCACCAGCATGGCGATCCTCGCGGCGACCTTTGCCGATGGTGAAGACAACGACGACCGCCGTCGTATCATCGCCGCCGCCAAATACATCTGCGCCCGCGCCGCCCGCAAGGTGGCCGAAGAAGCGATCCAGCTGCACGGCGGCATCGGCATGACCTGGGAATACAACCTCGCCCACCACGCCAAGCGGCTGGTGATGATCGCCCACCAGTTCGGTGACGATGACCATCATCTGAAGGCGTACGCGAAGTTGATGCAGGTGGCGTGA
- a CDS encoding serine aminopeptidase domain-containing protein: protein MATIQAQERSIDNGNGHLLSSYWYPAAGTPRGAVLIVPAMGVKQRFYATFAGWLAEQGYLVVTFDYLGMGRSRRVPLRQLQVDILDWARHDCSAVLAAVADAAGELPIYWIGHSVGAQILPLVEGHGRLSRIVTIAAGSGYWRENSPQIRRKAWLLWHGLAPALTAIAGYFPGDRIGAVGDLPAGVIRQWRRWCLHPDYLVGIEGEPMRQAFAAVRTPLTSLSFTDDEMMSARNTESLHGFYTGAPKTLRRIAPSEVGADRIGHFGFFRESFKPTLWSEHLLPELEPHHQAQAAALATAT from the coding sequence ATGGCGACGATACAGGCACAAGAGCGCTCGATCGACAACGGCAACGGTCATCTGCTGTCCAGCTACTGGTACCCAGCAGCGGGCACACCACGCGGGGCGGTGCTGATCGTACCGGCGATGGGCGTCAAGCAACGCTTCTACGCCACCTTTGCCGGTTGGCTCGCCGAGCAAGGCTATCTGGTCGTCACCTTCGACTATCTGGGCATGGGCCGCTCCCGCCGCGTACCGCTGCGCCAGCTGCAGGTCGACATCCTCGACTGGGCCCGCCACGACTGCAGCGCCGTGCTGGCGGCGGTAGCCGACGCTGCCGGCGAGTTGCCGATCTACTGGATCGGCCACAGCGTCGGCGCGCAGATCCTGCCGCTGGTCGAAGGTCATGGACGGCTGAGCCGCATCGTCACCATCGCGGCGGGCAGCGGCTACTGGCGCGAGAATAGCCCGCAGATCCGGCGCAAGGCCTGGCTGCTCTGGCACGGCCTGGCGCCGGCGCTCACGGCGATCGCCGGGTACTTTCCGGGTGACCGTATCGGCGCCGTGGGCGACCTGCCCGCCGGCGTCATTCGCCAATGGCGACGCTGGTGCTTGCACCCGGACTACCTGGTCGGTATCGAGGGCGAACCCATGCGTCAGGCCTTCGCCGCGGTGCGAACGCCGCTGACCTCACTTTCGTTCACCGACGACGAAATGATGTCGGCACGCAACACCGAATCGCTGCACGGTTTTTATACCGGCGCGCCAAAAACCCTGCGTCGGATTGCGCCCAGCGAAGTCGGCGCGGATCGCATCGGCCATTTCGGCTTCTTTCGCGAGTCCTTCAAGCCGACACTCTGGTCCGAACACCTGCTGCCGGAGCTGGAGCCGCACCACCAGGCTCAGGCTGCAGCGCTGGCTACGGCGACATAA
- a CDS encoding TetR/AcrR family transcriptional regulator: MARSSRKQEILQAALACFTEFGVEATTIEMIRDRSGASIGSLYHHFGNRERIIAALYLEGIGEYAALLEAGLIETLDAEACVKLFVTSYIDWVVANPDWARFVLHNRGRVEAGEMGERLREVNQAHGERVSTILRRHRDSGAFRRMPGDCFLAVVIGPCHDMARNWLAGRSRTALADVRELLAEIAWASVRAQ, translated from the coding sequence ATGGCTCGCAGTAGCCGTAAACAGGAAATCCTGCAGGCCGCACTCGCCTGTTTCACCGAGTTCGGTGTCGAGGCGACCACCATCGAGATGATCCGCGATCGGTCAGGAGCGAGCATCGGCAGCCTCTACCATCATTTCGGCAATCGTGAGCGGATCATCGCGGCGCTGTACCTGGAAGGCATCGGTGAGTATGCGGCGCTGCTGGAGGCCGGGCTGATCGAGACGCTGGATGCCGAGGCGTGTGTGAAGCTATTCGTGACCAGCTATATCGACTGGGTGGTGGCGAACCCCGACTGGGCCCGCTTCGTGCTGCACAACCGCGGACGGGTTGAGGCCGGCGAAATGGGTGAGCGGCTGCGTGAAGTCAACCAGGCGCACGGCGAGCGGGTCAGCACCATCCTGCGGCGGCATCGGGACAGCGGCGCCTTTCGGCGGATGCCGGGTGACTGTTTCCTGGCCGTGGTGATCGGGCCCTGCCACGACATGGCGCGCAACTGGCTGGCCGGGCGCTCTCGCACCGCGTTGGCCGATGTACGCGAATTGCTCGCGGAGATCGCCTGGGCCAGCGTCAGGGCGCAATAG
- a CDS encoding IclR family transcriptional regulator — MMSDAEDIENPKDRKFVEALSRGLDVLRAFTHGSVVMGNQDIARITGLPKPTVSRMTYTLTKLGYLSYSQQLEKYQLDSGVLALGYAYVSNLRVRQLAKPYMDEFARRTNTSVGLTCRDRLSMIYVENCRPAEVSTLRMDVGVRLPLATTSAGRAFLAATPEKEREHLMAALEAKYGDDWPAMKQSLEGSFEEFRRHGFCLSLGDWDRNVKAAGVPLHLADGSIMALTCGAPSFQLSEETLRGSLAHQLEMLARDIESLGV; from the coding sequence ATCATGAGCGACGCTGAAGACATCGAGAACCCGAAAGACCGCAAGTTCGTCGAGGCCCTGTCTCGTGGCCTGGACGTGCTGCGCGCTTTTACCCACGGTTCGGTGGTGATGGGCAATCAGGACATCGCACGGATCACCGGCCTGCCCAAGCCCACCGTGTCGCGCATGACCTACACCCTGACCAAGCTTGGCTATCTCAGCTATTCCCAGCAGCTGGAGAAATATCAGCTCGATTCCGGCGTTCTGGCACTGGGTTACGCCTACGTGTCCAATCTTCGCGTGCGCCAGCTGGCCAAGCCCTACATGGATGAGTTCGCCCGCCGGACCAACACGTCGGTCGGCCTGACATGCCGTGATCGCCTGTCGATGATCTACGTGGAAAACTGCCGCCCGGCCGAGGTTTCGACGTTGCGCATGGATGTTGGCGTCCGCCTGCCCTTGGCGACCACCTCCGCGGGCCGTGCCTTTCTGGCCGCCACCCCGGAAAAGGAGCGCGAGCACCTCATGGCCGCGCTGGAAGCCAAGTACGGCGACGACTGGCCCGCCATGAAGCAGTCACTGGAAGGCTCCTTCGAAGAGTTCCGCCGTCACGGCTTCTGCCTGTCGCTCGGCGACTGGGACCGTAACGTCAAGGCAGCCGGGGTGCCGCTGCACCTGGCCGACGGCAGCATCATGGCGCTGACCTGTGGTGCGCCCTCCTTCCAGCTCAGCGAAGAGACGCTGCGCGGCTCCCTGGCACACCAGTTGGAAATGCTCGCCCGCGATATCGAGAGCCTGGGCGTCTGA
- the rpmB gene encoding 50S ribosomal protein L28 has protein sequence MSRVCQVTGKGPVTGNNVSHAMNKTRRRFLPNLQHHRFWVESENRFVRLRLSAKGMRIIDKRGIDAVLAELRARGEKV, from the coding sequence ATGTCGAGAGTCTGTCAAGTTACCGGTAAGGGTCCGGTAACCGGGAACAACGTTTCCCACGCAATGAACAAAACCCGTCGTCGTTTCCTGCCGAACCTGCAGCATCATCGCTTCTGGGTCGAGTCCGAGAACCGCTTCGTCCGTCTGCGCCTGAGCGCCAAGGGCATGCGTATTATCGACAAGCGCGGCATCGACGCCGTTCTGGCTGAACTCCGCGCTCGCGGCGAAAAGGTTTAA
- the rpmG gene encoding 50S ribosomal protein L33: MRDLIRLVSSAGTGHFYTTDKNKRTTPDKIEIKKYDPVVRKHVIYKEAKIK; the protein is encoded by the coding sequence ATGCGTGATCTGATCCGTTTGGTGTCCAGCGCCGGTACCGGCCATTTCTACACCACCGACAAGAACAAGCGCACTACGCCCGACAAGATCGAAATCAAGAAGTACGATCCGGTCGTGCGTAAGCACGTGATCTACAAGGAAGCCAAGATCAAGTAA
- a CDS encoding aspartate aminotransferase family protein produces MTHDCVDHFWMPFTANRQFKGSPRLLERAEGMYYTDTEGRQVIDGTAGLWCCNAGHGRREITEAVSRQIAQLDFAPTFQMGHPLPFELAERLAQISPAGLNRVFFTNSGSESADTALKIALAYQRAIGQGSRTRLIGRELAYHGVGFGGISVGGMANNRKAFGALLPGVDHLPHTLDLQRNAFSRGLPEQGAEKADELERLVTLHGAENIAAVIVEPMSGSAGVILPPQGYLQRLREITRKHGILLIFDEVITGFGRVGEAFAAQRWGVTPDILTCAKGLTNGAIPMGAVFVDEQIHDAFMQGPESAIEFFHGYTYSGHPVACAAALATQEIYQRENLFQKAIELEGYWQDALFSLQGLPNVTDIRTVGLVAGIQFAAHPDGVGKRGYEVFRQCFADGLLARASGDTIALSPALIVEREHIDAMIERLAGAIRKTA; encoded by the coding sequence ATGACCCACGATTGCGTCGACCACTTCTGGATGCCTTTTACCGCCAACCGTCAGTTCAAGGGCAGCCCACGCCTGCTCGAACGGGCCGAGGGCATGTATTACACAGACACCGAGGGGCGCCAAGTGATCGACGGCACGGCCGGGCTGTGGTGCTGCAACGCCGGACACGGGCGGCGTGAAATCACCGAAGCGGTGAGCCGGCAGATCGCCCAGCTGGACTTCGCGCCGACCTTCCAGATGGGCCATCCGCTGCCCTTCGAGCTGGCCGAGCGGCTGGCGCAGATCAGCCCGGCCGGGCTGAACCGGGTGTTCTTCACCAACTCAGGCTCGGAATCGGCCGATACCGCCTTGAAGATTGCCCTGGCCTACCAGCGCGCGATCGGCCAAGGCAGTCGCACGCGGCTGATCGGGCGTGAGCTCGCTTACCATGGCGTCGGCTTCGGCGGCATTTCGGTGGGCGGCATGGCCAACAACCGCAAGGCATTCGGCGCGCTGTTGCCGGGAGTCGATCATCTGCCGCATACGCTCGACCTGCAACGCAACGCTTTCAGCCGCGGGCTGCCGGAACAGGGCGCCGAAAAGGCCGACGAACTGGAGCGCCTGGTCACCCTGCACGGGGCGGAGAACATCGCGGCGGTGATCGTCGAACCGATGTCCGGGTCCGCCGGTGTGATCCTGCCGCCGCAAGGTTACCTGCAGCGCCTGCGCGAGATCACCCGCAAGCACGGCATCCTGCTGATCTTCGACGAAGTGATCACCGGCTTCGGCCGCGTCGGTGAGGCCTTCGCCGCACAGCGCTGGGGCGTCACGCCGGACATCCTCACCTGCGCCAAGGGCCTGACCAACGGCGCGATCCCGATGGGGGCGGTGTTCGTCGACGAACAGATTCACGACGCCTTCATGCAGGGCCCGGAAAGCGCCATCGAGTTCTTCCATGGCTACACCTATTCCGGGCATCCGGTCGCCTGCGCTGCCGCCCTGGCCACGCAGGAAATCTATCAGCGTGAAAACCTGTTCCAGAAAGCCATCGAGCTCGAAGGCTACTGGCAGGACGCCTTGTTCAGCCTGCAGGGGCTGCCCAACGTGACCGACATCCGCACCGTTGGCCTGGTTGCCGGTATCCAGTTCGCGGCGCACCCCGACGGCGTTGGCAAGCGCGGCTACGAGGTGTTCCGCCAGTGCTTCGCCGACGGCCTGCTGGCGCGCGCCAGCGGCGACACCATTGCGCTGTCACCGGCCTTGATCGTCGAACGCGAGCACATCGACGCCATGATCGAGCGCCTCGCCGGGGCCATCCGCAAGACCGCGTGA
- a CDS encoding aldehyde dehydrogenase, which produces MTTLTLADWQQRARDLRIEGRAFIQGEYTAPSAGASFDCISPVDGRVLAQVASCDEADADRAVISARMAFESGAWSRMAPAKRKATMIRFANLIQANAEELALLETLDMGKPISDSLGIDIPGSANALRWSGEAIDKIYDEVAATPHDQLGLVTREPVGVVAAIVPWNFPLMMACWKLGPALATGNSVILKPSEKSPLTAIRVAQLAIEAGIPPGVLNVLPGYGHTVGKALALHMDVDTLVFTGSTRVAKQLMIYAGESNMKRVWLEAGGKSPNIVFADAPDLEAAARSAASAIAFNQGEVCTAGSRLLVESSVKERFLPMVVDALKGWKPGNPLDPATNVGALVDTQQLDTVLGYIEAGRNDGAQVLIGGQRTMQETGGLYVEPTIFDGVSNAMKIAREEIFGPVLSVITFDTAAEAVSIANDTPYGLAAAVWTADLSKAHRTARALRAGSVWVNQYDGGDMTAPFGGFKQSGNGRDKSLHAFDKYTELKATWIKI; this is translated from the coding sequence ATGACCACCCTGACACTTGCCGATTGGCAACAGCGCGCTCGCGACCTGCGCATCGAAGGCCGGGCCTTCATCCAGGGCGAATACACCGCGCCCAGCGCCGGCGCCAGCTTCGATTGCATCAGTCCGGTCGACGGCCGCGTGCTGGCGCAGGTGGCCAGCTGTGACGAGGCCGACGCCGATCGGGCCGTGATCAGCGCGCGCATGGCGTTCGAATCCGGTGCCTGGTCGCGCATGGCGCCGGCCAAGCGCAAGGCGACGATGATCCGCTTCGCCAACCTGATCCAGGCCAACGCCGAGGAGCTGGCGCTGCTGGAAACTCTGGACATGGGCAAGCCGATCAGCGATTCGCTGGGCATCGACATCCCCGGCTCGGCCAACGCGCTGCGCTGGTCGGGAGAGGCGATCGACAAGATCTACGATGAAGTGGCGGCGACGCCGCACGATCAGCTGGGCCTGGTGACCCGCGAACCGGTGGGTGTGGTGGCGGCCATCGTGCCATGGAACTTCCCCCTGATGATGGCCTGCTGGAAGCTCGGCCCGGCCTTGGCCACGGGTAACTCGGTGATCCTCAAACCTTCGGAGAAATCGCCACTGACTGCCATCCGCGTGGCGCAGCTGGCCATCGAGGCGGGTATCCCGCCGGGCGTGCTCAACGTGCTGCCGGGCTACGGCCACACCGTGGGCAAGGCGCTGGCGCTGCACATGGATGTGGATACGCTGGTGTTCACCGGTTCCACCCGGGTCGCCAAGCAATTGATGATCTATGCCGGCGAATCGAACATGAAGCGCGTCTGGCTGGAGGCGGGCGGCAAGAGCCCGAACATCGTCTTCGCTGATGCGCCGGATCTCGAAGCGGCAGCTCGTTCCGCAGCCAGCGCCATCGCCTTCAACCAGGGCGAGGTCTGCACGGCGGGCTCGCGGCTATTGGTGGAGAGTTCGGTCAAGGAGCGGTTCCTGCCGATGGTGGTGGACGCGCTCAAGGGCTGGAAGCCGGGCAACCCGCTGGATCCGGCCACCAATGTCGGCGCGCTGGTCGATACCCAGCAGCTCGACACCGTGCTCGGCTACATCGAGGCGGGTCGCAACGACGGCGCCCAGGTGCTGATCGGTGGCCAGCGCACCATGCAGGAGACGGGCGGCCTCTATGTCGAGCCGACCATCTTCGACGGTGTCAGCAATGCCATGAAGATCGCGCGAGAAGAGATTTTCGGTCCGGTGCTGTCGGTGATCACCTTCGATACCGCGGCCGAGGCCGTGAGCATCGCCAACGACACCCCGTATGGCCTGGCCGCAGCGGTATGGACAGCGGATCTCTCCAAGGCCCACCGCACCGCACGCGCGCTGCGGGCCGGCAGCGTCTGGGTCAACCAGTACGACGGTGGCGACATGACCGCGCCGTTCGGCGGCTTCAAGCAGTCCGGTAACGGTCGCGACAAGTCGCTGCATGCGTTCGACAAGTACACCGAGCTGAAGGCGACCTGGATCAAGATCTAA